A single genomic interval of Helianthus annuus cultivar XRQ/B chromosome 13, HanXRQr2.0-SUNRISE, whole genome shotgun sequence harbors:
- the LOC110897544 gene encoding carbon catabolite repressor protein 4 homolog 1, with protein MLSVLRVHLPSDIPIVGCELSPYVLVRRPDLTVFADDVPESEPVDGLFLRYKWYRIQSDKKVAICSIHPSEQATLQCLGCVKAKIPVVKSYHCSPKCFSDAWQHHRVLHERAASAVNENGNEEEEIFGRFSNNTNNNNINQSLSSSQSLPSLTNGASTPLYPASVTQRNGGETWFEVGRAKTYTPTADDIGHILKFECVVVDVEMKSTVGSLNTVLTSRVIPAPSPSPRRLVSVTNADVATGNLDLDGRVSSSGTFTVLSYNILSDTFATSDQFAYCPSWALSWPYRRQNLLREIVGYRADVVCLQEVQSDHFEEFFAPELDKHGYQALYKKKTTEVFNGSIMTIDGCATFFRRDRFSHVKKYEVEFNKAAQSLTDALVPSSQKKTALNRLVKDNVALIVVLEAKFSNYGVDNPGKRQLVCVANTHVNVQQDLKDVKLWQVHTLLKGLEKIAASADIPMLVCGNFNSVPGSAPHALLAIGKVDPLHPDLAVDPLGILRPTTKLIHTLPLVSAYSSFARIGGGLGYEQQKKRVDPATNEPLFTNCTRDFIGTLDYIFYSADSLTVESLLELLDEDSLRKDTALPSPEWSSDHIALMAEFRCKPRTRR; from the exons ATGCTGAGTGTGCTCAGAGTGCATCTTCCGTCTGATATTCCGATTGTAGGTTGTGAGCTTTCGCCTTATGTGCTTGTTCGTCGTCCTGATTTAACTGTTTTTGCAGATGATGTGCCGGAATCTGAGCCTGTTGATGGGCTTTTTTTGAGATATAAATG GTACCGTATACAAAGTGATAAAAAAGTTGCAATTTGCAGTATACATCCATCAGAACAAGCTACTTTACAATGTTTAGGCTGTGTTAAAGCTAAAATACCTGTTGTTAAAAGTTACCATTGTTCTCCTAAATGTTTTTCTGACGCATGGCAACACCATCGTGTTCTTCATGAACGTGCTGCAAGTGCTGTTAACGAAAATGGAAACGAAGAAGAAGAAATATTCGGCCGATTCAGTAACAAcaccaataataataatattaatcaaAGCTTATCTAGCTCACAGTCACTTCCAAGCCTTACAAACGGTGCATCCACACCGTTATACCCCGCATCTGTGACACAGAGGAACGGTGGTGAAACATGGTTTGAAGTTGGGCGCGCTAAAACGTACACACCAACCGCTGACGATATCGGTCATATTTTAAAATTTGAATGCGTGGTGGTTGATGTAGAGATGAAATCAACTGTTGGATCATTGAATACTGTACTGACATCACGGGTGATCCCAGCTCCATCCCCGAGCCCACGGCGGTTGGTTTCTGTAACTAACGCTGATGTGGCGACGGGGAATTTGGATTTGGACGGGCGGGTTTCGTCTTCTGGGACGTTTACCGTGTTATCGTATAATATTTTGTCTGATACATTTGCGACGAGTGATCAATTCGCCTATTGTCCTTCGTGGGCTCTTTCTTGGCCGTACCGTAGACAAAATTTGTTACGGGAAATAGTTGGATATCGGGCAGATGTTGTTTGTCTTCAAGAG GTTCAAAGTGACCATTTTGAGGAGTTTTTTGCACCTGAGTTGGACAAACATGGATATCAGGCTCTATATAAGAAGAAAACAACTGAG GTTTTCAATGGCAGTATTATGACTATCGATGGATGTGCTACATTTTTCCGACGAGATAGATTTTCACATGTCAAAAAATACGag GTTGAGTTTAATAAAGCTGCACAATCTTTAACTGACGCTTTAGTTCCCAGCAGTCAGAAAAAAACCGCTCTAAATCGGCTCGTTAAG GATAATGTTGCGTTAATTGTTGTTCTAGAAGCAAAATTCAGTAACTATGGTGTTGATAATCCAGGGAAGCGGCAGCTTGTTTGTGTG GCAAATACTCATGTGAATGTTCAACAAGATCTGAAGGATGTCAAACTATGGCAG GTTCATACTCTGTTAAAGGGTTTAGAAAAGATAGCTGCCAGTGCAGATATACCAATGTTAGTTTGTGGGAACTTTAATTCTGTTCCTGGAag TGCTCCTCATGCGCTTTTAGCAATTGGGAAAGTTGACCCATTGCATCCTGATTTAGCAGTTGACCCTCTTGGAATTCTTCGTCCCACCACAAAGTTGATTCACACTCTGCCCTTG GTTAGTGCATATTCATCTTTTGCAAGAATTGGGGGTGGTCTTGGTTACGAGCAACAAAAAAAGAGAGTGGACCCCGCTACAAATGAACCGTTATTTACAAATTGCACACGGGATTTTATTGGTACCCTTGATTACATCTTTTACTCAG CTGACAGCTTGACTGTGGAATCTTTGTTGGAGCTTTTGGATGAAGATAGCTTAAGGAAAGATACAGCGCTTCCTTCTCCAGAATGGTCTTCTGATCATATTGCATTAATGGCTGAGTTTCGTTGCAAACCACGAACTAGACGTTAA
- the LOC110897543 gene encoding probable protein kinase At2g41970: MSCCGGYEEDDYGSGPTNNVTTAPPRGPPYGGSNRGEPRNSGPARSGPPQKPLPIETPALSLNELNKITSNFGTRSLVGEGSYGRVYYGKLSTGEGAAVKKLDTSSSQEPDDDFVAQLSVVSRLKHEHFVELLCYCLEGNNRILVYQYATMGSLHDVLHGRKGVQGAEPGPVLSWTQRVKIAYGAARGLEYLHEKVQPSIVHRDVRSSNILLFDECQTKIADFNLSNQSSDTTARLHSTKVLGTFGYHAPEYAMTGQITQKSDVYSFGVVLLELLSGRKPVDHTMPKGQQSLVTWATPRLSEDKVKQCIDPKLYNDYPPKAVAKMAAVAALCVQYEADFRPNMTIVVKALQPLYNSKPSGSESQAP, translated from the exons ATGTCTTGCTGTGGAGGTTATGAAGAGGATGACTATGGTAGTGGGCCCACGAACAATGTCACTACCGCACCGCCTCGAGGACCGCCTTATGGAG GGAGTAATAGAGGAGAGCCAAGGAATTCTGGGCCTGCAAGAAGTGGGCCCCCTCAAAAGCCGTTGCCGATTGAAACACCGGCGTTATCGTTAAACGAGTTAAACAAGATTACGAGTAATTTTGGTACAAGATCTTTGGTTGGGGAAGGTTCGTATGGTCGGGTTTATTACGGGAAGTTAAGTACAGGAGAAGGAGCAGCGGTGAAAAAGCTGGATACCAGCTCTTCACAGGAACCTGATGATGATTTTGTAGCCCAG TTATCGGTCGTTTCAAGGCTTAAACATGAGCATTTTGTTGAGTTGCTTTGTTATTGCTTGGAGGGGAACAACCGAATATTGGTATATCAGTATGCAACCATGGGGTCTTTACATGATGTATTACATG GAAGAAAGGGTGTACAAGGGGCAGAACCGGGCCCAGTATTGAGCTGGACTCAGAGAGTTAAAATCGCATATGGTGCAGCAAGAGGACTTGAGTATTTACATGAAAAGGTTCAACCTTCAATTGTACATCGCGATGTTCGGTCCAGCAATATATTATTATTTGACGAGTGTCAAACCAAGATTGCTGATTTTAACTTGAGCAATCAGTCTTCTGATACTACAGCTCGATTACATTCTACCAAAGTTCTCGGAACTTTTGGCTACCATGCTCCAGA GTATGCAATGACAGGGCAGATAACTCAAAAAAGTGATGTTTATAGTTTTGGAGTCGTTCTTCTAGAACTTTTGAGCGGAAGAAAACCGGTTGACCACACAATGCCAAAAGGACAACAGAGTCTTGTTACTTGG GCAACTCCAAGGTTAAGTGAGGACAAAGTAAAGCAATGTATCGATCCGAAATTATATAATGACTACCCTCCAAAGGCGGTTGCTAAG ATGGCGGCGGTTGCAGCATTATGTGTTCAATATGAAGCAGATTTCAGGCCAAATATGACCATTGTTGTAAAGGCTTTGCAGCCGCTCTACAATTCAAAACCGTCAGGCTCAGAATCTCAAGCTCCTTaa
- the LOC110897542 gene encoding E3 ubiquitin-protein ligase SINAT2 yields MAPGGGVCKDVIESHPKFLKYDVATTKTDKSVTRIAAGKHGMQSPNGVHELLECPVCTTLMYPPIHQCPNGHTLCSNCKLRVHNCCPTCRLEMGNIRCLALEKVAESLELPCRHQDLGCHDIFPYYSKLKHEQNCRFRPYNCPYAGSECSITGDIPFLMTHLKDDHNVDMHDGCTFNHRYVKSNPHEVENATWMLTVFNCYGRQFCLHFEAFQLGMAPFYISFLRFMGEDTEAKKFSYSLEVGGYGRKFTWQGVPRSIRDSHRKVRDSQDGLVIPRNLALFFSGGDRQELKLRVSGRIWKEQ; encoded by the exons ATGGCGCCAGGTGGCGGTGTGTGTAAAGATGTTATTGAGTCTCACCCTAAATTTTTGAAGTATGATGTGGCAACAACAAAAACCGATAAAAGTGTTACAAGAATAGCAGCTGGAAAACATGGAATGCAATCGCCAAATGGTGTTCATGAGCTTCTAGAATGTCCTGTTTGCACAACGTTAATGTATCCTCCAATTCACCAG TGTCCAAATGGCCACACTTTATGTTCAAATTGCAAGCTTCGAGTGCACAATTGTTGTCCAACATGCCGTCTCGAAATGGGAAACATAAGGTGTTTAGCGTTGGAAAAAGTAGCCGAATCGTTAGAACTTCCGTGTAGACATCAAGATCTTGGATGCCATGATATCTTTCCTTATTACAGCAAGCTTAAACACGAGCAAAATTGCCGATTTCGCCCCTATAACTGTCCTTATGCAGGGTCTGAGTGTTCAATCACTGGAGATATCCCGTTTCTTATGACCCATTTGAAGGATGATCATAACGTTGATATGCATGATGGATGCACTTTCAACCATCGATATGTTAAATCTAATCCGCATGAAGTCGAAAACGCCACATGGATGCTAACg GTATTCAACTGCTACGGAAGACAATTCTGTTTGCATTTCGAGGCGTTTCAGCTTGGAATGGCACCTTTTTACATATCATTCCTGCGGTTCATGGGTGAGGATACGGAAGCCAAAAAGTTTAGCTATTCATTAGAAGTGGGAGGGTACGGTCGTAAATTCACATGGCAAGGGGTCCCGCGAAGCATTCGCGACAGTCACAGAAAAGTTCGTGATAGTCAAGATGGACTAGTGATTCCGAGAAACTTAGCTTTGTTTTTCTCAGGTGGAGATAGGCAAGAACTCAAGTTAAGGGTTAGCGGACGTATATGGAAAGAACAGTGA